One window of Paroedura picta isolate Pp20150507F chromosome 2, Ppicta_v3.0, whole genome shotgun sequence genomic DNA carries:
- the VRTN gene encoding vertnin isoform X1, producing the protein MYHKDNFVGIIAHFKLNTKLKLPFVYCSVPVRMIQRHQLVQSVLQELQEATECFGLEGLTSAALEAERTLLSFSLPSYSGRQFQEELEVDLVARSLYPEDAPSNMLPLVCKGEGNHLFEAASVLLWGNTSLSLELQVRTAVEMLLHKQYYLNGMIDSKVMLQAARYSLCTEESPEMTSLPLAILEAIFDADVKATCFPGTYANMWHVYALASVLQCNIYSIYPMSNLKIRPYFNRLIRPRKCGSQVSMLHIMWSGQQVSSQVFKAQYFVAVVGLEELEPTSPPPEPHVQPVETLELLNKDPQVTYSNLRERFSITKSTFYRWKRQSREHRQKAATRFAAKHFLQACFQKGTVVPLQRFRQMFPEISRSTYYAWKHELQNMTNGEASSPAGVESSKEPAKPQIGVAGATPLEGGLDSKSLNSGQNGISMQGAKSYLEKCISMNTLVPYRSFKRSFPGISRSTYYNWRRKAIKENPNFKISEPLPVHQKPLVNSSPYLLLKPENLPDRKVLNGHRPGPRILLHIKPSLYHWQKQLRDLAKKRVRQWHMPFCKFRLRYPGVSSTAYWFWTRRGIQKKKPHPSSNKGFQHLQKAASEPIKKTELGVPPLQQGEMAPVPVGQPVPKPDNARISSYPVSESVNSRMFVMDVIATAQFKAQAKLFLQQRFESKTFPTYKEFRSRFPLTARSTYYMWKRALHDGLTLVDA; encoded by the coding sequence GATGATCCAGCGACACCAGCTGGTGCAGTCTGTGCTTCAGGAGCTGCAGGAGGCTACGGAATGCTTTGGGCTGGAGGGGCTCACCAGTGCTGCCCTGGAGGCCGAGAGGACGCTGCTGTCGTTCTCCTTGCCCAGCTACAGCGGGAGGCAGTTCCAGGAAGAGCTGGAAGTCGATCTGGTAGCCAGAAGCCTTTATCCGGAAGATGCTCCCAGCAACATGCTGCCTTTGGTTTGCAAAGGGGAGGGAAACCACTTGTTTGAGGCCGCCAGCGTGCTCCTGTGGGGGAACACCAGCCTCAGCCTGGAGCTGCAGGTGCGCACAGCAGTGGAGATGCTGCTCCACAAGCAGTACTACCTGAATGGCATGATCGACTCCAAGGTGATGCTGCAGGCCGCCCGCTACTCGCTTTGCACAGAAGAGTCCCCCGAGATGACGAGCTTACCGCTGGCCATCCTAGAGGCCATTTTTGATGCTGACGTCAAAGCCACCTGCTTCCCTGGCACCTATGCCAACATGTGGCACGTGTACGCCCTGGCGTCGGTGCTGCAGTGCAATATTTATTCCATCTACCCAATGAGCAACCTGAAGATCCGGCCGTACTTCAACCGACTGATTCGGCCCAGGAAGTGTGGCTCGCAGGTCTCCATGCTCCACATCATGTGGTCGGGGCAGCAGGTCTCGTCCCAGGTTTTCAAAGCTCAGTACTTTGTGGCTGTCGTAGGCCTGGAAGAGTTGGAACCCACAAGCCCTCCCCCAGagccccatgtgcagccagtggAGACCCTGGAACTGCTGAACAAGGACCCCCAAGTGACTTACTCTAATCTACGGGAGAGGTTCAGCATTACCAAAAGCACCTTCTATCGCTGGAAGCGCCAGTCCcgagagcacaggcagaaggcGGCTACTAGGTTTGCAGCCAAACACTTCCTGCAGGCCTGCTTCCAAAAGGGGACCGTCGTCCCTCTCCAGCGCTTCCGACAAATGTTCCCAGAAATATCTCGCTCCACTTACTACGCCTGGAAGCACGAGCTGCAGAACATGACCAACGGTGAGGCCTCTTCCCCTGCTGGAGTCGAGTCCTCTAAGGAGCCTGCAAAGCCTCAGATTGGTGTAGCTGGCGCCACACCACTGGAGGGAGGTCTGGATTCCAAGAGCCTGAATTCTGGCCAGAATGGGATCTCCATGCAGGGAGCCAAGTCTTACCTGGAGAAGTGCATTTCCATGAACACTCTTGTGCCTTACAGGAGCTTTAAGCGCAgttttcctggcatctccaggtccaCCTACTACAACTGGAGGAGAAAGGCCATAAAGGAGAACCCAAATTTCAAAATTTCTGAGCCTCTTCCTGTCCACCAGAAACCCCTTGTGAACAGCAGCCCATACCTGCTCCTCAAGCCAGAAAACCTGCCAGACAGGAAGGTGCTGAACGGGCATCGTCCAGGACCTCGGATTCTTTTGCACATCAAGCCGTCTCTGTACCACTGGCAGAAGCAACTTCGTGACCTGGCCAAGAAGCGGGTCCGCCAGTGGCACATGCCCTTCTGCAAGTTCCGCCTGCGCTATCCGGGGGTCTCTTCCACAGCCTATTGGTTCTGGACAAGGAGAGGCATCCAGAAGAAAAAACCTCACCCTTCTTCAAACAAGGGCTTCCAACACTTGCAGAAAGCTGCCTCAGAGCCCATTAAGAAGACAGAGCTTGGAGTCCCTCCACTGCAGCAAGGGGAGATGGCTCCGGTGCCTGTGGGCCAGCCAGTGCCTAAGCCCGACAACGCCAGGATCTCGAGCTATCCGGTGTCAGAAAGCGTCAACAGCCGCATGTTTGTGATGGATGTGATCGCCACAGCTCAGTTCAAAGCCCAGGCCAAGCTGTTTCTTCAGCAACGCTTCGAATCAAAGACCTTCCCAACATACAAAGAGTTCCGATCTCGCTTCCCCTTAACGGCCCGCTCCACTTACTACATGTGGAAGCGTGCCTTGCATGACGGGCTCACCCTGGTGGATGCCTAG
- the VRTN gene encoding vertnin isoform X2, with protein MIQRHQLVQSVLQELQEATECFGLEGLTSAALEAERTLLSFSLPSYSGRQFQEELEVDLVARSLYPEDAPSNMLPLVCKGEGNHLFEAASVLLWGNTSLSLELQVRTAVEMLLHKQYYLNGMIDSKVMLQAARYSLCTEESPEMTSLPLAILEAIFDADVKATCFPGTYANMWHVYALASVLQCNIYSIYPMSNLKIRPYFNRLIRPRKCGSQVSMLHIMWSGQQVSSQVFKAQYFVAVVGLEELEPTSPPPEPHVQPVETLELLNKDPQVTYSNLRERFSITKSTFYRWKRQSREHRQKAATRFAAKHFLQACFQKGTVVPLQRFRQMFPEISRSTYYAWKHELQNMTNGEASSPAGVESSKEPAKPQIGVAGATPLEGGLDSKSLNSGQNGISMQGAKSYLEKCISMNTLVPYRSFKRSFPGISRSTYYNWRRKAIKENPNFKISEPLPVHQKPLVNSSPYLLLKPENLPDRKVLNGHRPGPRILLHIKPSLYHWQKQLRDLAKKRVRQWHMPFCKFRLRYPGVSSTAYWFWTRRGIQKKKPHPSSNKGFQHLQKAASEPIKKTELGVPPLQQGEMAPVPVGQPVPKPDNARISSYPVSESVNSRMFVMDVIATAQFKAQAKLFLQQRFESKTFPTYKEFRSRFPLTARSTYYMWKRALHDGLTLVDA; from the coding sequence ATGATCCAGCGACACCAGCTGGTGCAGTCTGTGCTTCAGGAGCTGCAGGAGGCTACGGAATGCTTTGGGCTGGAGGGGCTCACCAGTGCTGCCCTGGAGGCCGAGAGGACGCTGCTGTCGTTCTCCTTGCCCAGCTACAGCGGGAGGCAGTTCCAGGAAGAGCTGGAAGTCGATCTGGTAGCCAGAAGCCTTTATCCGGAAGATGCTCCCAGCAACATGCTGCCTTTGGTTTGCAAAGGGGAGGGAAACCACTTGTTTGAGGCCGCCAGCGTGCTCCTGTGGGGGAACACCAGCCTCAGCCTGGAGCTGCAGGTGCGCACAGCAGTGGAGATGCTGCTCCACAAGCAGTACTACCTGAATGGCATGATCGACTCCAAGGTGATGCTGCAGGCCGCCCGCTACTCGCTTTGCACAGAAGAGTCCCCCGAGATGACGAGCTTACCGCTGGCCATCCTAGAGGCCATTTTTGATGCTGACGTCAAAGCCACCTGCTTCCCTGGCACCTATGCCAACATGTGGCACGTGTACGCCCTGGCGTCGGTGCTGCAGTGCAATATTTATTCCATCTACCCAATGAGCAACCTGAAGATCCGGCCGTACTTCAACCGACTGATTCGGCCCAGGAAGTGTGGCTCGCAGGTCTCCATGCTCCACATCATGTGGTCGGGGCAGCAGGTCTCGTCCCAGGTTTTCAAAGCTCAGTACTTTGTGGCTGTCGTAGGCCTGGAAGAGTTGGAACCCACAAGCCCTCCCCCAGagccccatgtgcagccagtggAGACCCTGGAACTGCTGAACAAGGACCCCCAAGTGACTTACTCTAATCTACGGGAGAGGTTCAGCATTACCAAAAGCACCTTCTATCGCTGGAAGCGCCAGTCCcgagagcacaggcagaaggcGGCTACTAGGTTTGCAGCCAAACACTTCCTGCAGGCCTGCTTCCAAAAGGGGACCGTCGTCCCTCTCCAGCGCTTCCGACAAATGTTCCCAGAAATATCTCGCTCCACTTACTACGCCTGGAAGCACGAGCTGCAGAACATGACCAACGGTGAGGCCTCTTCCCCTGCTGGAGTCGAGTCCTCTAAGGAGCCTGCAAAGCCTCAGATTGGTGTAGCTGGCGCCACACCACTGGAGGGAGGTCTGGATTCCAAGAGCCTGAATTCTGGCCAGAATGGGATCTCCATGCAGGGAGCCAAGTCTTACCTGGAGAAGTGCATTTCCATGAACACTCTTGTGCCTTACAGGAGCTTTAAGCGCAgttttcctggcatctccaggtccaCCTACTACAACTGGAGGAGAAAGGCCATAAAGGAGAACCCAAATTTCAAAATTTCTGAGCCTCTTCCTGTCCACCAGAAACCCCTTGTGAACAGCAGCCCATACCTGCTCCTCAAGCCAGAAAACCTGCCAGACAGGAAGGTGCTGAACGGGCATCGTCCAGGACCTCGGATTCTTTTGCACATCAAGCCGTCTCTGTACCACTGGCAGAAGCAACTTCGTGACCTGGCCAAGAAGCGGGTCCGCCAGTGGCACATGCCCTTCTGCAAGTTCCGCCTGCGCTATCCGGGGGTCTCTTCCACAGCCTATTGGTTCTGGACAAGGAGAGGCATCCAGAAGAAAAAACCTCACCCTTCTTCAAACAAGGGCTTCCAACACTTGCAGAAAGCTGCCTCAGAGCCCATTAAGAAGACAGAGCTTGGAGTCCCTCCACTGCAGCAAGGGGAGATGGCTCCGGTGCCTGTGGGCCAGCCAGTGCCTAAGCCCGACAACGCCAGGATCTCGAGCTATCCGGTGTCAGAAAGCGTCAACAGCCGCATGTTTGTGATGGATGTGATCGCCACAGCTCAGTTCAAAGCCCAGGCCAAGCTGTTTCTTCAGCAACGCTTCGAATCAAAGACCTTCCCAACATACAAAGAGTTCCGATCTCGCTTCCCCTTAACGGCCCGCTCCACTTACTACATGTGGAAGCGTGCCTTGCATGACGGGCTCACCCTGGTGGATGCCTAG